From one Methanolobus chelungpuianus genomic stretch:
- a CDS encoding SIR2 family NAD-dependent protein deacylase, whose translation MGSEHTGMDRFIELLEGSRHCVFLSGAGISTFSGIFDFRGKNGIYRRFDADRIFDIDHFHSSPEYFYSHSREMVFSVGEKEPNFIHNTLAKMETAGMIKTLITQNIDMLHWKAGSRNLIEIHGSARENTCLSCGKKYSYEHVAKVVNNGRVPECVSCGGLIKPDIVFFGEMLDEGTITKAMIESSLADLFVVIGSSLVVQPAASLPLCSIRNKGKLVIVNDMPTPLDEYAYLRYNDLEDVFRKLEKHFFRGQLQAEQKDESSIKEKL comes from the coding sequence TTGGGATCCGAACATACAGGGATGGACAGGTTCATTGAACTTCTCGAGGGATCAAGACACTGCGTATTCCTCAGCGGAGCAGGCATCTCAACCTTTTCAGGCATTTTCGACTTCAGAGGAAAGAACGGCATCTACAGAAGATTTGATGCTGACAGGATATTCGACATCGATCACTTCCATTCAAGTCCCGAGTACTTCTATTCACATTCCCGGGAAATGGTTTTCAGTGTTGGCGAAAAGGAGCCAAACTTCATCCACAACACACTTGCAAAGATGGAGACTGCAGGGATGATCAAGACCCTCATTACCCAGAACATTGACATGCTGCACTGGAAAGCCGGCTCCAGGAACCTTATTGAGATCCATGGCTCTGCAAGGGAGAACACATGCCTGTCATGTGGTAAGAAATACTCTTATGAGCATGTAGCAAAAGTGGTCAACAATGGCAGAGTACCGGAATGCGTTTCCTGCGGAGGCCTTATCAAACCCGACATAGTCTTCTTTGGAGAGATGCTTGATGAAGGAACAATAACAAAGGCTATGATCGAGAGTTCCCTCGCCGACCTGTTCGTGGTCATAGGTTCTTCACTGGTGGTGCAGCCGGCAGCCTCACTTCCCCTCTGCTCAATAAGAAACAAAGGGAAACTTGTCATAGTTAACGATATGCCAACCCCGCTGGACGAGTACGCGTACCTCCGATATAACGACCTTGAAGATGTTTTCAGGAAACTGGAGAAACACTTCTTTAGAGGTCAATTGCAAGCCGAACAAAAAGATGAATCTAGCATTAAAGAAAAATTATGA
- a CDS encoding Hsp20/alpha crystallin family protein yields MDDKRRHENDDKSNEIKIETIDQLIDHILSMLENSISDDADRPLVQGFTIISQPGKNPTIFGFEGRKSVKPSDEEEKEGDFYILQQDPLIEVQQTGDRVYLLADLGADEDSIEYCPSDMHVEINVMVDGVGYSKLVRLPARVDPDSARSTCRNGVLEISFEYPQHDE; encoded by the coding sequence ATGGACGACAAAAGACGTCATGAAAATGACGATAAGTCCAATGAAATAAAGATCGAAACGATAGACCAGTTGATAGATCATATCCTGAGTATGCTCGAAAACAGCATCAGTGATGATGCTGACCGGCCTCTTGTTCAGGGTTTCACTATCATCAGTCAGCCTGGTAAGAATCCTACGATCTTTGGGTTTGAGGGGAGAAAGTCTGTGAAGCCGAGTGATGAAGAGGAGAAGGAAGGGGACTTCTATATCCTGCAGCAAGATCCTTTGATCGAAGTTCAGCAGACAGGTGACAGAGTGTATCTGCTGGCTGATCTCGGGGCCGATGAAGATAGCATTGAGTACTGTCCATCGGATATGCATGTAGAGATTAATGTCATGGTCGATGGTGTGGGTTATTCAAAACTTGTGAGGTTGCCGGCAAGAGTTGACCCTGATTCAGCCAGGTCAACCTGCAGGAACGGCGTGCTGGAAATCTCATTTGAGTATCCGCAGCATGACGAGTAA
- a CDS encoding diaminopimelate decarboxylase family protein encodes MVSKELPFTQDKIAEIITEHPTPFHLYDKKGILSNAKDLKESFSVVHGFKEFFAVKALPNPYIMKILRKEGFGADCSSMAELLLAEKAGIVGEDIMFSSNDTPAEEFIKARELGAIINLDDISHIDFLERTAGLPELVCCRYNPGPLKEGNAIIGNPQEAKYGFTREQLFEGYRMMKEKGVRRFGLHTMVASNELNPEYFVETAKILFDLIVELSRELDIRFEFVNLGGGIGIPYRPEQQRVSYDAIATGVQKAYDEKIRANGLHPLRIYLECGRVITGPYGYLVTTVRHLKHIYKDYVGTDASMANLMRPGIYGAYHHITVLGKEKEAATHMYDVTGSLCENNDKFAIDRKLPEVERGDVLVIHDTGAHGYAMGFNYNGKLRSAEILLNEDGSFIQIRRAETVDDYFATLDFEGLERF; translated from the coding sequence ATGGTCTCAAAGGAACTGCCGTTCACTCAAGACAAAATAGCCGAGATAATAACAGAACACCCCACCCCTTTCCACCTGTATGACAAGAAGGGCATCCTGAGCAATGCAAAGGACCTGAAAGAATCTTTCAGTGTAGTGCACGGGTTCAAGGAATTCTTTGCAGTGAAAGCACTGCCAAACCCCTACATCATGAAGATCCTCAGGAAAGAGGGGTTCGGTGCTGACTGCAGTTCAATGGCTGAGCTCCTGCTTGCAGAAAAGGCAGGTATTGTCGGAGAGGACATAATGTTCAGTTCCAATGACACGCCTGCAGAGGAGTTCATCAAGGCCAGGGAACTCGGCGCCATAATAAACCTGGATGATATCAGCCACATAGATTTCCTTGAGAGGACCGCAGGACTGCCTGAACTTGTATGCTGCAGGTACAACCCCGGTCCGCTCAAGGAGGGAAATGCGATCATCGGAAATCCGCAGGAAGCAAAATATGGCTTTACGCGGGAGCAGCTATTTGAAGGATACAGGATGATGAAGGAAAAGGGAGTCAGGCGGTTTGGCCTGCACACCATGGTCGCATCCAATGAGCTGAACCCGGAGTATTTTGTGGAGACTGCAAAGATACTCTTCGATCTCATCGTTGAACTTTCCAGGGAACTGGACATACGCTTTGAGTTCGTGAACCTGGGAGGAGGCATCGGTATCCCCTACAGGCCCGAGCAGCAAAGGGTTTCCTATGATGCCATAGCCACAGGAGTGCAGAAGGCCTATGATGAAAAGATAAGAGCTAACGGGCTGCATCCTCTCCGGATATACCTCGAGTGCGGAAGAGTGATCACCGGACCATACGGATACCTTGTGACAACTGTCAGGCACCTGAAACACATATACAAGGACTATGTGGGTACTGACGCCTCCATGGCAAACCTGATGCGTCCCGGCATCTACGGAGCATATCACCACATTACAGTACTGGGAAAAGAAAAGGAGGCAGCGACGCATATGTACGACGTCACGGGCTCCCTCTGTGAGAATAACGATAAGTTCGCCATCGACAGGAAACTGCCTGAGGTCGAGAGAGGCGATGTGCTGGTCATCCACGACACCGGCGCACACGGATATGCCATGGGATTCAACTATAATGGCAAGCTGAGATCTGCAGAGATCCTGCTGAACGAGGACGGGAGTTTTATCCAGATCAGAAGGGCTGAAACAGTGGACGATTATTTTGCCACCCTTGACTTTGAGGGCCTTGAAAGATTCTGA
- a CDS encoding S8 family peptidase, translating into MALKKITLLVIACILLSFLAVPAVAVQEEKDNEKIPVLISFKGKANAELVKAYGGNVKHEYTIVPAVAAELPQKAIDALSKNPNIDFIEPDGQAQILADEVPWGITRINAVNAQSSGFTGTGIKVAVLDTGIDYTHPDLMANYLGGYDFVNRDNDPMDDHSHGTHVAGTVAAASNGIGVLGAAPQAGLYSVKVADSSGYCSYSNIIAGINWAVDNNADVITMSLGGTSSSSTLQSACDNAYSKGVVLVGAAGNSGGSVIYPAAYSSVIAVSAVDSTNAKTSWSCYGPQIEFAAPGVSIKSTMPGGLYGFKSGTSMATPHVTGAVALLMSTDAAGTSYDANKNGNWDPAEVRSRLQKTATDLGATGKDDYYGYGLVNAYAAVNGLENAPAGESTPVPDTSLDTEPVIVPDATTENKIFVGSLTAVKDSSLKGKNTFGWAVFTVKVVDSSGKAIPGASVNGSWSGLTSGTVSGVTDAGGVVKFTSSQVKSPAGTFTFTVNEVACSGYVYDPSQNVLSTLSVTF; encoded by the coding sequence ATGGCCCTGAAAAAGATAACATTGTTAGTCATTGCATGTATCCTGCTGTCTTTTCTGGCAGTACCCGCCGTGGCAGTCCAGGAAGAGAAGGATAACGAGAAGATCCCCGTACTGATAAGTTTCAAGGGGAAGGCAAATGCCGAACTTGTGAAAGCGTACGGCGGCAATGTAAAACATGAGTACACTATCGTTCCTGCAGTCGCTGCTGAGCTTCCGCAGAAGGCAATAGATGCCCTTTCGAAGAACCCTAACATCGACTTCATCGAACCCGACGGCCAGGCACAGATCCTTGCCGACGAGGTTCCCTGGGGGATCACCCGTATCAATGCAGTCAACGCTCAATCAAGCGGATTCACAGGCACCGGCATAAAGGTCGCAGTCCTTGACACAGGTATTGATTACACGCATCCCGACCTCATGGCCAACTATCTGGGAGGTTACGATTTCGTTAACCGTGACAACGATCCTATGGATGACCACAGCCACGGAACACATGTTGCGGGAACAGTAGCTGCGGCAAGTAATGGAATAGGAGTGCTCGGAGCAGCGCCCCAGGCAGGACTTTACTCTGTAAAAGTCGCTGACAGTTCCGGGTACTGCTCATACAGCAACATCATAGCAGGCATAAACTGGGCGGTCGATAACAATGCCGATGTGATCACAATGAGCCTTGGAGGCACATCATCATCATCCACGCTGCAGAGCGCATGTGACAATGCATACAGCAAAGGCGTGGTGCTTGTGGGAGCAGCCGGCAATTCAGGCGGCTCTGTTATCTACCCGGCAGCATACAGTTCTGTGATAGCAGTCTCTGCTGTGGATTCCACCAATGCCAAAACCTCATGGTCATGCTATGGTCCCCAGATAGAGTTCGCAGCTCCCGGTGTCAGCATCAAGTCAACAATGCCCGGGGGACTCTACGGTTTCAAGAGCGGCACAAGCATGGCAACACCGCATGTCACAGGAGCCGTGGCCCTGCTGATGAGCACGGATGCTGCAGGTACAAGTTATGATGCCAACAAGAACGGCAACTGGGACCCTGCAGAAGTTCGTTCCAGGTTGCAGAAGACCGCAACAGACCTGGGTGCCACCGGGAAGGATGATTATTACGGCTATGGACTTGTCAATGCCTACGCTGCTGTCAATGGTCTTGAGAATGCACCGGCAGGAGAAAGTACACCGGTCCCGGATACGTCATTAGATACAGAACCGGTAATTGTGCCAGATGCGACCACTGAGAACAAGATCTTTGTTGGAAGCCTCACAGCGGTAAAAGATTCCTCCCTTAAGGGGAAGAACACTTTTGGCTGGGCTGTGTTCACTGTAAAGGTAGTAGATTCCAGTGGCAAGGCTATCCCTGGGGCAAGTGTGAACGGAAGCTGGAGCGGACTGACAAGCGGGACCGTCTCAGGAGTTACAGATGCTGGCGGTGTTGTGAAATTCACATCATCACAGGTAAAGAGTCCGGCAGGTACATTTACATTCACGGTAAATGAGGTCGCATGCAGCGGATACGTGTATGATCCGTCACAGAATGTACTTTCAACCCTTAGCGTAACGTTTTAA
- a CDS encoding secondary thiamine-phosphate synthase enzyme YjbQ, which translates to MQVNTSKRTELIDITGNVKRHVTESGVKNGICIVSTMHTTTAIFINENEQGLVADILSVLEKIIPEGAGYQHDRIDNNAAAHLRAVMLGNSESIPVRDGRLVLGTWQSVFLAELDGPRKRNIDITVIGRN; encoded by the coding sequence ATGCAAGTGAATACCAGCAAACGCACGGAACTCATTGATATAACCGGTAATGTGAAAAGGCATGTCACTGAGAGCGGAGTTAAGAACGGCATCTGCATTGTCAGCACAATGCATACGACCACTGCAATATTCATAAATGAAAATGAACAGGGTCTCGTTGCGGATATCCTGTCAGTGCTGGAGAAGATCATCCCCGAAGGAGCAGGCTATCAGCATGACAGGATAGACAACAATGCCGCTGCACATCTCAGAGCCGTGATGCTGGGAAACAGTGAAAGTATCCCCGTCAGGGATGGAAGGCTTGTGCTGGGAACCTGGCAGAGCGTTTTTCTTGCTGAACTGGACGGCCCCAGGAAAAGGAATATAGATATCACCGTGATCGGCAGGAATTAA
- a CDS encoding MarR family transcriptional regulator has translation MTQNEEKVLEALKSAGKPLRPGDIVEMTGIDSKEVSKALKFMKDAGTICSPKRCFYAPSE, from the coding sequence ATGACCCAGAATGAAGAAAAAGTCCTTGAGGCATTGAAAAGTGCAGGAAAACCACTCCGGCCAGGAGATATTGTCGAGATGACCGGCATAGACAGCAAAGAGGTAAGCAAGGCATTGAAGTTCATGAAAGATGCCGGTACCATATGCTCGCCGAAAAGATGTTTCTATGCACCTTCCGAATGA
- a CDS encoding HIT family protein, translating into MDCLFCKIVSGEVPSYKIYEDDAVYAFLDIYPTSEGHTIVLPKKHSMRFTEMSEAEVSSLFASVSKVARAVEEALDVPGSNIGLNNGEVAGQSVPHVHVHIIPRRVNDKGGSMHTIVNQHPDTGNLGELADIIKKAF; encoded by the coding sequence ATGGATTGTCTGTTCTGTAAGATCGTTTCAGGTGAAGTGCCTTCATACAAGATCTATGAAGATGACGCTGTATATGCTTTTCTGGATATCTATCCCACTTCCGAAGGGCATACCATAGTCCTTCCTAAAAAACATTCCATGCGGTTCACAGAAATGAGTGAGGCAGAGGTGTCCTCTCTTTTTGCCTCTGTGAGCAAGGTAGCCAGGGCAGTGGAGGAGGCGCTGGATGTCCCAGGATCGAATATCGGCCTCAACAACGGAGAGGTCGCAGGCCAGAGCGTGCCTCATGTGCATGTGCACATAATCCCAAGAAGAGTGAATGATAAGGGCGGTTCCATGCACACTATAGTGAACCAGCATCCTGATACAGGCAATCTAGGGGAGCTGGCCGATATTATCAAAAAGGCTTTCTGA
- a CDS encoding diacylglycerol/polyprenol kinase family protein has translation MSDKRPFLTGEIGRQLIHMLTGAGFIIAIYLSGDHAVPVFAVLLAVAVFMSVLFKQPDISRKTPGIFRRFARPRIQTVKMQGTILLLSGVLVTLFFFPRNIAYASVAIVALGDSIATVVGVLIGRHRLPYSKSKTVEGTVSGLAAAFAGALLFVSPVQAAAGALGGMFIESVIKLQTVRKVSLTGLIKFFLNDNFLIPVFSAMVMFAIR, from the coding sequence ATGAGTGATAAGAGGCCCTTTTTGACCGGCGAGATCGGACGCCAATTAATACATATGCTGACGGGCGCAGGCTTCATTATTGCCATTTATTTATCGGGAGACCACGCGGTACCGGTATTCGCAGTCCTGCTGGCTGTAGCAGTGTTTATGTCCGTATTGTTCAAACAACCTGATATTTCCAGGAAAACGCCGGGTATTTTCCGCAGATTCGCAAGGCCACGGATACAAACAGTAAAGATGCAGGGAACCATACTGCTGCTCTCAGGAGTACTTGTCACTTTGTTCTTCTTTCCCAGGAACATAGCTTACGCTTCAGTTGCCATAGTTGCTCTTGGTGATTCGATCGCCACTGTAGTAGGCGTACTTATAGGAAGGCATAGGCTGCCCTATTCGAAAAGCAAGACTGTTGAAGGAACAGTGAGCGGACTGGCTGCCGCCTTTGCCGGAGCTCTGCTGTTCGTGAGTCCTGTCCAGGCAGCTGCAGGAGCATTAGGTGGCATGTTCATTGAGAGCGTTATCAAACTGCAGACGGTAAGGAAAGTCAGCCTGACCGGTTTGATAAAGTTCTTTCTTAATGATAATTTCCTGATCCCGGTCTTTTCAGCCATGGTGATGTTTGCCATCAGGTAG
- a CDS encoding DUF2892 domain-containing protein translates to MESISNENYREELVKGDRVRANTPRKINEKINREIKDSVMYYAERPDYEVAGRIEKLDKEWDIERTLETNASILASLGVVLGFSRSKRWFLLSGIVTGFLLQHAIQGWCPPVSLFRRLGVRTRKEIDVEKYALKSLRGDFDGVSSMDDRRDRALEAFSSSTSI, encoded by the coding sequence ATGGAATCAATATCTAACGAGAACTATCGTGAAGAACTGGTCAAAGGGGATAGGGTACGGGCTAACACGCCCCGGAAGATAAACGAGAAAATAAACAGGGAGATCAAAGACAGTGTAATGTATTATGCAGAAAGGCCCGATTATGAGGTTGCCGGAAGGATCGAGAAACTGGATAAAGAGTGGGATATCGAGCGCACTCTTGAAACCAATGCAAGTATCCTGGCTTCTCTTGGGGTGGTGCTTGGATTCTCCAGGAGTAAAAGATGGTTCCTCCTATCCGGGATAGTCACAGGTTTCCTGCTGCAGCATGCTATTCAGGGCTGGTGTCCTCCTGTATCACTATTCAGGAGGCTGGGAGTGCGTACCCGGAAGGAAATAGATGTCGAGAAGTATGCGCTCAAGTCCCTGCGTGGAGACTTTGATGGTGTCTCTTCCATGGATGACAGAAGGGACCGTGCGCTGGAAGCGTTTAGCAGCAGTACGAGTATCTAA
- a CDS encoding flavodoxin family protein, producing MLKKEMIAMKVVGFVGSPRKNGNTDVLVQQVLDGAMEAGAQVEKFYINDMNLKGCQGCDYCRSIDGCKIRDDMSKAYDALKNADGFVFGSPIYFFQFTGQMRQFIDRCWALVNPDFTPRISVGKKVVIVGAHGAPEAGSFNGVYDEFSRTLGMFGMDVKGTFIDAGHHAPGGVKENAKLMGDAKAAGASLFK from the coding sequence ATGTTAAAAAAGGAAATGATCGCAATGAAAGTAGTTGGTTTTGTTGGAAGCCCGAGGAAGAACGGGAATACGGATGTATTGGTGCAGCAGGTACTTGACGGGGCCATGGAGGCAGGAGCTCAGGTAGAGAAGTTCTACATAAACGATATGAACCTTAAGGGCTGCCAGGGCTGTGATTACTGCAGGAGTATCGATGGCTGCAAGATCAGGGATGATATGTCAAAGGCATACGACGCCCTGAAGAACGCAGACGGTTTCGTATTCGGTTCACCGATCTATTTCTTCCAGTTCACGGGCCAGATGCGCCAGTTCATTGACCGCTGCTGGGCACTTGTGAATCCGGATTTTACTCCACGTATCAGCGTCGGGAAAAAGGTTGTGATTGTGGGCGCACACGGTGCTCCTGAAGCAGGCTCCTTCAACGGTGTCTATGATGAATTCTCAAGAACCCTGGGCATGTTCGGGATGGACGTGAAAGGCACCTTCATAGACGCAGGACATCATGCTCCGGGTGGAGTGAAGGAGAACGCAAAGCTGATGGGAGACGCAAAGGCTGCGGGTGCTTCACTTTTCAAGTAG
- a CDS encoding winged helix-turn-helix transcriptional regulator has product MRGTNKKDSNVIMLMENEAKDAGRCNGYKCPVEATLDVIGGKWKPLILWQLKEKTFRYNSLQQVLPGISPKMLTKQLKELEEDGLVRRKMYPEIPPRVEYSLTDFGRTVIPVLEELCRWGEGYMQQRECTGR; this is encoded by the coding sequence TTGAGAGGAACTAACAAAAAGGATAGTAATGTTATCATGCTCATGGAGAACGAGGCAAAAGATGCCGGAAGATGCAACGGGTACAAGTGTCCTGTGGAAGCAACTCTGGATGTCATAGGAGGAAAATGGAAACCTCTTATCTTGTGGCAGTTGAAGGAAAAGACGTTCCGTTACAACAGCCTGCAGCAAGTCCTGCCAGGCATTTCTCCCAAAATGCTGACCAAGCAACTCAAGGAACTGGAAGAGGACGGCCTTGTAAGGCGCAAAATGTACCCGGAAATACCTCCGCGGGTGGAATATTCGCTTACGGATTTCGGAAGAACTGTCATTCCCGTACTGGAGGAGCTCTGCCGCTGGGGAGAAGGATACATGCAGCAGCGTGAATGCACTGGCAGGTAA
- a CDS encoding helix-turn-helix transcriptional regulator: MEKALLDIVFRSEKRKNILLLLHDGAREMEGIFKTLGTSRQALLPQMKILEESYLVVHYDDTYELTPVGKLIVDEMAPFIDTADVFDTNIEYWGTRSLDFIPSHLFKRISELRRCEVVNPSIVEAHEIDRRFYEATKRSRSHSAVTALLHPNFTEMAYELIDCGVRLDFVIYRKLYDKLIRDNYSSLAGLLRNDLVHIFVFPGKMDFKYVSYNDHCIMLDLIRNDGRIDNSYLLCSSNDALQWGREFFEYYVNRSVPLTEI; this comes from the coding sequence ATGGAGAAAGCTCTGCTTGACATAGTCTTCAGATCAGAGAAAAGAAAGAATATTCTTCTACTATTGCATGATGGAGCAAGGGAAATGGAAGGTATCTTCAAAACCCTTGGAACAAGCAGGCAGGCATTACTTCCCCAGATGAAGATACTTGAGGAATCATACCTTGTTGTCCACTATGACGACACCTACGAACTCACACCTGTAGGAAAACTGATAGTCGACGAAATGGCGCCTTTCATAGATACTGCAGATGTCTTTGATACCAATATCGAATACTGGGGAACCCGCAGCCTTGACTTCATCCCATCGCATCTGTTTAAAAGAATAAGTGAACTCCGACGATGCGAAGTTGTGAATCCCTCAATAGTGGAGGCACACGAGATAGACAGAAGATTCTATGAAGCAACCAAACGATCCCGGTCACATTCTGCAGTTACTGCGCTGCTTCACCCGAACTTTACGGAAATGGCTTATGAACTGATAGACTGCGGGGTGAGACTGGATTTTGTGATCTACCGGAAGCTGTATGATAAGTTGATCAGGGATAATTATAGCAGCCTTGCAGGACTTCTTCGGAATGATCTTGTCCACATTTTCGTTTTCCCTGGAAAAATGGATTTTAAGTATGTCTCATACAATGACCATTGCATCATGCTGGACCTAATAAGAAATGACGGGAGAATTGATAATAGCTACCTGCTGTGCAGCAGCAATGATGCCCTCCAGTGGGGGAGAGAGTTTTTCGAGTATTATGTAAATCGATCAGTTCCCTTAACAGAGATATGA